A region of the Drosophila subpulchrella strain 33 F10 #4 breed RU33 chromosome 3L, RU_Dsub_v1.1 Primary Assembly, whole genome shotgun sequence genome:
ATACCttagtataaaaatgtaatttaatacTATCGCATGACCCTACCTGAATTCAAAAACTGGAATACGTCAAGAAATTATATGCAGAAATAAAGTAAAAAGATCGTacaattttaacaaattaatgATGTTTGTatctaatattgaaaaatcaattatgaacttaaattaatttttgaattcGAATCTAGGTACGGAATACAGATAAGATATATTTTCTAAAGATTCGGAGTGCGTTTTTAGAATCggttaaaaattaatacaaattGACCCCTGGGACTACAGGAAGGCACTTCCCCCTCCGTTGACCACAACTAAGAATGCACTTACAGCACAATAGGAACGGCGGTGAGAAACTTGCGGGTTGTGGTCATCTGCACCCCGTCGTCAATCTGTTCCCAGTGCGTCCAACGCCGGCTGGGATCGTTCTCTGTGCTTAGCCACGGAGCTCCCTTGATAACGTGCAGGAAGTACAGGTGGGCCTGGACAGAGAAAATTAGGATATACTGCTGGTCGGACATCGGGCACTTTGAGCACTCACCGCATTGTGGAGCAGATTGGTGGCCGTCCAGGCCCACGGAATGCTGACAAAGGGCACTGATAAGAAGAGCAGGTGCACCGAAAGCATGCCCAGCAGATAGGCCAGCCAGAATCCACGGGCACTGAGCCAGGAGCTGTTTGGATTCGCCTCGCCGTGTCCTCCTGCTATGGACGTCATTTGGCAAAATTATTCACCTTCGgtttaataacaaaaaatcATTTGAGTTCAGTGTGACCATGGAGGCATGAATATCTTACGCAGAAATATACTAAACACCATTTAACGCGCAAAAAGGAAACCAATTATAGCCGGATTCCAATAGCACATTTTGTTATTGCTTGATTGAATTTAAACCGTGCAACAAGTTAATGTTGCAGGAGGATTTCTGTTTGTACAAATgtataagtaataaaattctatttttaaaataaggagtaaattaaaaatgtatacaaattttaaaaaaatcggcAATGGTATCCGTCTATAAAAACTAACTATTCaccaagaaataaaaaataaataaaaaaattgaatttaaataatatttatttatttatttgtacacTGTAGGCttacttataaaaattaaGCTACAGGGAGGGATGACAGCCACAGCTGCTAAGACTTTCGGCTGATTatatattcaaatatttcatattaattttatGAGATTTAACATTTAGCTTCAATTAACAAATAACACTTAATTAGGAAACATGGAGATCTTAATTTTAATACATGATATTAGAAAGTAGCTTTAAATTCTCTTATTGTAGCCTTATAATTCGTTCATGATGTTGgctttttttagaaatttaagAAGGTTAAGTATGTTTTCAGGTTTTGGATTAGTTAAGAAAGGGATGAGATCGGAGCTTGGGGTTTTGGGTCTAATATTGTGGAAGGATGGACATTCGTTCAAGATATGCATAATCGATGTGTCCGTGCTAttgcaaaatatatatttttttataaaacgtaCTATACAcaaagaataaaaaataaataaaaaaattgaatttttataatatattttttattattttaatgctTAATTGTACCTTAAAAGTGGTTCAAATTTAGACTAAGAATTTATCTATCATCATTTATggcattaaaataaacaagcattttttaaaacttaagtTGTCGGTCTTTTTGCGTCTTAATAAGCATTTTCAGAAATGTCTAACGTCCTTCGAAAGTGAATCTTATTCCTTAGATCGAAACATTTAAAGGATAACTTTTCTGTATGCGTTCGCACATGTATTTGAGGCAAACTGTAGAGGAaattatagttttcgagagtGCAACACCAAATGGCGCTTTAGATTTGCACTAATTCCAAAAGCCTTTGAACATTGGGAACACTTAAAGGGACGTTCTCCCGTGTGCGTTTGCATGTGCTGCTTAAGTATTCCCGAAAGTGCAAAAGCCTTCGTGCATTGAGAACACTTAAATGGTCGTTCTCCGGTGTGCCATCGCAAGTGTACATTAAAAGCTGATTTATAAGCAAACGTCTTCGAGCAGTGCGAACACTTATATGGTCGTTCTCCTGTGTGCGTTCGCAAATGTACATTTAGGGCTGAAATATAACAGAAAGTCTTTGTGCAGTGTTCACATTTTAACGGTGGTTCCGCGTGAATTCGAAGATGACACTCAAGCCTTTTCCTAGTGGTAAAACTCATCGGACATTGCGAACACTTGAATAATAGGTCTCTTGTGTGCAATATCATGTGTCTCTTAAGATTTCCACCAGTTGTGAACGGTTTTGAGCAATGTGAACACTGGTAAGGTCGTTCTCCTGTGTGCGTTAGCAAGTGCCGCTTAAGATTTGGCTGAAATGCAAATGCCCTTGAGCAGTGGGAACATTTAAACGGTCGTTCTCCTGTGTGGGTTCGCAAGTGTGTTTCAAGACGTGATATATGGGGAAACGTTTTTGAACAGTGGGAACACTTAAATTGGAGCCTTCTGTTGTGTACTCGCTGGTgaattttaagatttttgttGGATTTAAAACTC
Encoded here:
- the LOC119553610 gene encoding ORM1-like protein, coding for MTSIAGGHGEANPNSSWLSARGFWLAYLLGMLSVHLLFLSVPFVSIPWAWTATNLLHNAAHLYFLHVIKGAPWLSTENDPSRRWTHWEQIDDGVQMTTTRKFLTAVPIVLFLLTCLYTRNNTEHFIANFISLVVVTLPKLPQFHGVRLFNINKY